The Juglans regia cultivar Chandler chromosome 6, Walnut 2.0, whole genome shotgun sequence genome contains the following window.
GCATGCTATGATTTAGGTGATTTCTTTAATTCCAATGTCTTCATTTTTTGAAGATTGAAGTTTTAAATGTTAGATTTTCTTATCCTTGTAATTTCAAGTTCTCTAGGCACTACTTCAGTTGAACTGAGTTTTGCTAAACTGTTTTGGGAATTGGGAAATGTACTCGCAGGTAAGTCTATTATATGAAACCTACAAAACGGGACAAAGGtgtaaagaaagagaaagaaagaaaagaagagtatAATGAGAATGTTTTCTTTCTATTGCTATAAACTTCTCCCTCCAGTTCACTGGTCACATCCGAGGACTATGCTATTGACCCAGAAAGTGCTCTGTTTCTTCAGCTCCAAAGACCTTACTAGTTGTCATATGTGTCCGTTCAAATTTATCTCTAAACGCTGCCTTTTTAGGGGTGGTGCAAAACTATAATAGCCGCATGTACAATCaatataaatgaatttaaaCCTGAAATCACTTGTCTGGGACATGGGCAAGTCCATCAAATTGAGCTTATTCATATCCGTAGCGAGGGATTTTTCTGATGTTGATTTCCTGACTATTCTTTGGCTAGAAAAGTCTAGCAAATTATTCACTTGGGAGTTATAAACTACAAAATGttccattaaatatatatttatgtcgATGGCATGTAGTCCATTTCATACAATATTCAAATAAGTGCGCTATTTGACCATTCCTGCTTTGTATTCAAGCAATGAAGAAGGGGAGAAAGTGTAATGTCATTCCATGCAAGAAAGACGCAAACTTCTAAATACATCCTTACTTATGGACGTGCAGAGAATGTTCAAGCATgaacggattttttttttctttttctttttggttggaTGGAGGCTCTTCCAATATAATGTATGTGGGATGATGAAGCCATTATTAACTTTTCCTTTACATTTCATTAAGGGCAGTTTGCTTTTGTTCTTATTCTGCAGGATCATATTTGCTCCTTTGTGGCTCTTTCATGTAGTTGTTGCACGAGGCAGATTTTCCTTGCCTGCTCCTTCGCTGCCGCATGATCGCCATGTATGAGATACTGTCTCCAATGATTTCTTTGGATATCATTTTTATCGAGATGCAATTGATATCATTTTTATCGAGATGCAATTTACAGAAAAGTAAACACTTCTTTTTATGGACAGTGGGCACCTTGTCATTCCATCATGGCAACGCCGTTGCTTGTTGCTTTTGAACTGCTTCTCTGTATACATCTCGAGAGTATTTATGGTATGGAAGTTCTGTCATGAAATAGTCATATACAGATACTATGTGGACCAAAAActttatttgttctgatattAAGTAGCATTTGCAATTTTCCCAggatgaataaaaaatacatgatcaCAGATACCATGGGGGCAACCAATTTTTTTGGTCCAATGTTTAATTAACACATGCAAATTTCCTGTTATGAATAAAAATCACTTGAATTGACCATGACATATCTGTTTGTCGGGCTCAATGTTGATTAAGAAACATGctcatttactttttaaatgTCTAGATAAACAGAAATAGGTTGAATTCCTGtttatcatcattttcaacAATTGACTTATCTGTCAATGTTCTTGCAAACTGAATTGCTGCAGTTGTAAACTTGAAGATTGTCTTTCTACCCTTGTTGACATTTGAAATATCAATTTTGATTGATAATATCAGGTAATTATCTTTCTCCTCTATTGTGCTCTATTCACTAATAAGTATTTATTTAAAGCATAATTAATATTCTTCAATAGTATGCTATCCACTCTACTAGAAATTCTGGAACAGAATCCTGATTAACTCCACAGACACAGACACACCCACCAATTAGGGATTCATGCATTTCTTCAACCCTTGTCCTGGCCCATAGGCTAACTACTCATCAAAGTACATTTTCCATATCTGCCCTTTCTATTTTCAATACTCAACCTCTAGTCTCGAAATTTTATTgcttatatttgaataaaaaggtTATGTTAGTTTTACCTATTAAGAAAAAGATTATGTTAGTTTTGGTCATTCAAATTTTGGTTCATTTTAACAAAAGTAATTAATGTTTGTATTTTATACAGGATGTGTAGGGCCTTAATGCCTGGAGATGAAGAAAGTATGACTGACGAAGCCATATGGGAGACCCTTCCTGTATGTTCTGTAACGATGTTTTGAATTAAAGAattgcttatatatttttttttataagaagaattGCTTATATATTactgtaaaatatataagaaatttttcttataaaaaatatatttatatatatatataaaaaatatatatattttttgataagaagAATTGCTTATATATTTTACAGTAATTTACTTAGTTGTTTCTTATCTAGGTATCAGTGCTTAGTTCTATGTGAGTGGTGGCAATGAATTAGGTACCTGTTGTTTTCTGCTGGCACCCTACCTTgtcatttatataattaaaggATCACCAATTTTCATTACGATTTGTGAGAAACTGCTGCTTATATGGGGATATCGGACAAAACTTACAGAGAATCCATTGATGGCTGTCTAAAATAAGACACTACTcacccgtgggtagcccaagtggtaagggtgaATTTGTGTGCTTGAGCCCCATGTCACAGTTTCGATTCTCCCTAGGATCAAATTGCAAATTAAGTGGGAGGCCGTGGTGGTGGGttgttgtgctagtctccctgggggtttaggttccaagaatgagtcctaagggctctgctGTAGGGTGGTTCTTCCatcataaaaagtaaataaataaataatactctTTCAGTTTTTGGAATTGTGGTTGcaatgcattaatgtaaatagaaacaatagattaaaaatattccatatatGTAAGCTGAAAATGGTCTCACATACCTTATTTAATGATCCTTTCTTTTAGGCGGTTGAGCTTGTGATTCACTTTTGCAAGTTGCAATAAAACTGCTAGGGATGGAATGATAAGATCATTTAGATCTACCTAGAGTTGTggaaaacttttgattttatgtgcttgtttttatgatttccttgaatctttttctatttttaattaggtgttcctcttttattttccgtgtacttggactatgccttTTAGGTTGTCCCACTATAaagggggaggggaggggggttATAGTCCACTTCAGACTTGCTGTACTGCCCAATGCATGGTACCAGAAACCTGATTGGGATACTGTTTCCTGTCCACAGTTTTATCCTTTGTGCCTGGCCTTTGTAAAACACATGTATTTGCTCTTTGGACTTTCTATACTTTCTCATTTCattagattttagtttttatagtCTCGTTATTATAACCCCTAAGGGTCGGCTCAAGTgttaaaggccttggtcttggtggtgtgctccctccaggtctaaggttcgaattctcttgggtgcaaacaattccTAGCGGCCATTGGAAagggggattttccccttgaattacacGAGGTAAACTTGTGGAAAACTTCTtgctgagggcctgtgcacccccgggattagtcgggatgctaTTCTTGGACGCCCggtgctaaaaaaaaaaaagttattatgaTAATAGCATTCATTACTGCATGATATTTGGAATAGACACTAATGTTCAAcaatttctttattgttattgaatttttcttgcACTACTTTGATGTTTCTTATTTCTAATAGTTTTgatatgaaattgaaaatattttgcttctaGCACTTCTGGGTTGCAATTTCTATGGTCTTCTTTATTGCCGCAACAACATTCACTCTTCTGAAGATATGCGGTAAGTTTTTCTATTTCTTACCTGCAATGATTATGTTGTGTTCGCTAAACTTGATATGCTAATTGCCTCTCTACTTGAATCTTTGTGCACTTTCTTTCCATAGTATAAATGGGTAGGTTTCAGTGTAGTGTTATGACAAATTGACTGTGTTTAGAAGTTCTAAAAGCAAACAATCTTCGCAAATCTTACCCGACTGTGTATTCCGATTTTATACGAGTTCTACTTATATAActatctattttctttttttattaaacccAAATAGCTATTACCTGAAATTCATTTGTTTCTTGTTTGCCATGGTTAATTTTTATGTCCAACTGAGTTCAGTAAACATGTTCAAGAAAATTACTCTTGAGAATTTTCCCAATTCTCATTTGATTATCCCAAAGACTCACTGCAATGGAACTCTTGTTCAGAATATCATTTCACTTTGTTATATGCCAAAACAAAAGTCTGGTATGAGCATACTTGCATAATCAAGACAGACATTGTCTGAGGACTAGAACACTATAGCCATCATGAAAGCATTTAAGTAATTACACCATAGGTGCCAATCTGGGGCACCAGTATGGGGTGTTTGACCCTGCTAACCattgaaaattagaaaattatagattgtttttattcaacatttgcATACAACATGAACAACAGAAAAACAGATTAAAATTCCCTTGCTATGTATATATTGAACCATTCTGAAAATGGTATTATCAGCCGTAAATGTAGctacataatatttttggctTCTATTTATACATAACTGCAGCATTTTGATACATCTCCATGAAAGCTTAGTATATCCTTGTGAATTCGCGAAAAGTGGAAGGTGTTATAGGCCGGAAGTCCCTtagatgactttttttttttttcaaaatgactttCTTAATGAGGATTAAAGTTATTTGCTGTTTCATACCTATTCTTATGCTGTTACTGTTCTGGTTCCAAACTATATCTGCATGAAGGTTGTGTCCCAGCCCTCATGGTCTATGTTTGTAGTTTCTATTGCGGAGATATAACCATTACCAAAACCATCATTGACAAGTCTCTGAAACATATGGCTCTAAACATGCAATTAGCATCTGGTATGCGCCGTTTCTGTATTACGCTTGTATGCAAAATTGTGGATGCATCAGCTGGAATCTTTGAAGAACTtcataacaatatattattgcATAACAATTACTTGACATACATATTCTTAGGCTGAATGGAACAAATATTGCGCTAAGATTCATGATGCATTCTTTTTCCTGGCTTCCTCTACAACCACATGCAGGTGACATTGCTGCTCTAGGCTGGTGGGATTTGTTTATAAACTTTGGGTATGATTTATTTGTGTTTAAAGTTTGATGATGGTATATTTTGTCTCTGCCTCAAAATAATTCTTGTTTGTCCATTTACAGCATTGCAGAGTGCTTTGCCTTTCTTGTTTGCACAAGGTGGTATAATCCAGCAATTCATAGGCAGTCTCTCATTAGAGAATCCCATTCATCTTCAATGAGTATTACATATCTTGAATGGAATAGAGGCTTAGTGCTTTCTTCAGACGAAGACCGGCACCAGACTGGAATGTGCAACCTGCAGGACGTTGGTGGACATATTATGAAAGTTCCATTTATTGGTTTCCAGATCCTTCTTTTTATGCGCTTAGAGGTATAATAGGTGTTGAGGAGTTCCTCTTTGTGGatatttttgaagttatttaaGTTCTCATTTACAGTATTGTTTCATTTTCAGGGAACTCCACCTGGTGCTAGACATATCTCATTCCCAGTTCTGTTTGCTCCTCTGTTTTTGTTGCAAGGAGCTGGGGTCTTATTCGCTGCATATAGATTGGTGGAGAAAATTGTTCTTTTAGTGCACACTGGAGTGGTCTCTGGATCATACGCTGctttatcatcaaaagcttgcaacttttttgggtttttgcaACATGGATCAAGGTAATTGTCTAACATTCTATAAACTGTCAATTTTGAATGGCCTGTATCAAACAGCAGCCACCCTAGGAATTTTTGTAACTTGTGGTTCATTTCTGATAACAGGTTGCTTGGTTGGTGGTCAATTGATGAAGTCAGTCAAGAGGAACAGGCTAGACTCTATAATGCTGGGATTTCTGGGTTAGTGAAGTGTATAGACTATATTTCACTACCTTTTATAGGACATTTTCATTTAGCCAATCTTTCTTCTGTACTAAGCTGCTTGCTAATCATGGCAACTTAGAGAGCTACACTTTCCATGCGAGGTTCTGATGACCTAAATTGGTTTGTGGATGCCTCATCTTTGTGCATGCATGCGTTTTGTACTGGAGCTTAAATTCATGCCATGTATAATAAAACTTTTAGACTAGGCATTTTCCAACATGGAATTTTTCCTTTTGGGATCCACCATCATATAGTTTATATGATCCACCATGCTGGTATGGTATTCAAATTCTCACCTTTGCCTTTTGGGAAGAAAATCCTTATCTCTGTGTCAGTGGAAAACTTTATaacaaatgttttaaaatagcAAAATATTGTGGTTCTGTATCAAAGAATTTGCATATACTTTCATTTCTAGTTGTTTTCATCACTTAAGGCACACAACAGCAATGTAACTCCCCCTTCCTCTAGATTTAGGGATGCTACTCACATTATCATTCCATGAGCCAGTTATAAGAGAATTCTATAAACATAGGAAACAGTCTGAAAttgcattaataaaaaaaaaaattcattaataaaactCAACTGCAAATTTCCTAATCTGTCTAGGGGCTATTTTAGGCAAATTTAGTTATGAAGGTGAAAACTTTCCTTTTATAGCAGATCGTCAAAAGTCAGATCTGTCAGCCCGTAAAATTAACCTActtaaatatctaaaattaattcattagttaagacaaaaataaatgagCAGAAAAGTAATTGGCCCGTCGGCCTAAAATCCAAAACCCACTCCAGATTTGGGAGCTTTAGGGCTCGCATGTGACACGCAAGGATAGGTGTCACTTTATTTCCATTGGAAAGTTGTGAAAGAAGATACATTTTATTAACATGCGttattgaactttttggtttggTAGTTTCTCATCTCTGTTTGACCCACATCATTCAGGTACAATACTTTTGCTCCTGATATTGTGAAGAAAATGCCTAAATCAGATCTTGTTGAGGAGGTACTTGCAATATTTCTAGTTTACCCATTATGCAGGCTAAAATTCTACGTCTTTTTTTTCCCATCATCTATTCCACTTTGTAGCATATCTGTTACTTGGTCTAATTACATCTGCACTGAgtgttaaatctactttacaccaattgctttttttttaatatcatatttttaattcttttaatttcagATATGGAGATTACAAGCTGCACTTAGTGAGCAAACGGAGGTCACAAAGTTCAGCCAGCAGGAGTACGAAAGGCTTCAAAACGTAATATTGAGAACCTTGACTGATATTTTCAACAGTTTGAATGTTTTAAACTGAATTTGTTACGTATTTGTTTcaaaatacttatataaaaatgtgttgGTTTCAAAATTATCAACTAAAACTGCAACAGTAACTTCCTAGTCCTTTTCCAAGATATTGAATTGGCAACTGAAGTTACTGTTGAGAATTGGCAACTGCAACACTAATTTCTTGGCAAATGCATTATAAGGTTCAGTTGAGACTTAAAATGATTCCCAAATTATAACTatttcaagagagagagagagagagagattataagGAGAGTAGAAATCTTATAAGCCAGTGAAAAATAACAATGACCATTGGATGAATAGGTAAGACCAAGCTCTAAAACAAGCATCTCCAGAATCTACATGCTTACAATGCCATTGTGTTAATGCCCCCTTGTTAGTGAATATCCTTTGAGATCCTAGAAATGAATTGACCACTCCCAAGAATTTAACCAGCCACTTGTGCTTGACAATCTAAGAGTTTTGAAAAAGTGTTGATGATCAGTACCGCATTAAGATAAATAAACCATCAGATCTGAATAAGTAATCAGAACAAGGTCTTTTTGACGTTTGTATGGAAATTATCAGTCTAGTTatcttctcttttaatttttctctatttaaCATTAATAGTGATATACTGCATTCTCTCAAATGTGGAAGTTGAAATGTGCCTTATTAATGCAATGATTTGGACGAATTAACTATTACATGGAAACCTTTAGACCTGCAGTTCCTTGCAAATAGAGCTTGCAGATCTGGTTCCATGACCTTTTTCTGTTAcgttttgaataaatttttctctttgttttgtgGATAATAATTATCAATTACACTGATTACATGTACAGCGACCCCAgaatataaatgaaaatgattggGTTACACTAAAATAAGTTTACTCATGCTATGGATGTTACAGGTTAATATGTGTAATTAAATATTCTGTAGGAAGCTTTTGCTCTTTCATGTTCTTGTCAACTCTTGTGCTAGTAATCTTCATCCCACCATGCTAGGATCTACTATGGCATCACAGACTAATTTGATGATTCTATCAGGAAAAGATCCTATGTAGAGTATGCTTTGAAGAACAGATTAATGTAGTTCTTCTTCCATGCAGGCATCACATCCTTTGCAGGTATTTCTGTCCACCCTTGTGTACACTACTaacatccattttttttattcatattactCCGTTAGATGAGTATAGCAGCTTTCTTTATACCACAAATGTAAATATGAACATATCATTTCCCACCCTTCTGGGGTCACTCTTTCTTTCAATAGAAAGCAGGGAAAATTAACAAAAGTGAATAGGCAAACTCGAATACAGGTTCTTGTCCTTGACTTGACTAATTATGAATcaatataaagataaattttgttcttcatcttatattttatcattctagTAATGCTACAAACCACACTGCTATCCCACTTCAATCCCACTTTGTACATGTGGCACTTTCCATCACCTTTGGatcatctcttattttttttctaaaatgaaattgaaaggtTGATGGGCATGGTACCTCATCATAGTGGGATAAGAGTGATGATGTAGTATGTAGAATTTCCGTTGTCATTCTCAATCACACATGCTTATGTGGCACATTTCAAGTGACTGTCACATCAGCAGGTGCATTGTTCCCATATAAATGACAACAGAGCTCTGCCCTCTGCTATCATATTGGTTAGGATCTATTATATCAATGTTTCTCTCCATTTTGCTATCTTTCCTGAGTTAGATAAGCAATGATTTTTTTCCCTGTTTAATTTTCAGCACTTGTTGTGAAAGGTGTAAAAAGTGTCCCATCTGCCGCGTTTCTATAGAAGACCGTTTGCCTGTCTATGATGTGTAGTTTCAGCTCAGACACGGAGGCCACCAGGGTAAGGCTTCCTCCAAAACCATACATTGTTGCTTGTGTTTTTGACTAAGCAAGCACTTAGAAGCTGTGGCAAATATggttattttgataatttttgtcaGTGTAATACATCACATCAGGAACTGTATATATACTAATGTGTAGTGCGCAATTAATTGAAACACTTGCTGTTTTGCATGTCTTGTTAACATCTTAGTGTTACAATGGCTGTTAGCTTTAATGGTCGATGATTATAGTGAaattcaaactattttcttttgtttggacTAATTGATACAATAATTGTCCATCGTTTACTCTCTTTACAGTAAAAATGCATACCATAAATGACCgatcaaaaacaaataaataccaTAAATGTATCTTAGTCTTGATAAATGGAAACCATAAAATGGATGAAAAGCAAGCTCATCTACTTAGGTTAAGTGGAGTAGGATGATTAATTAAATCATAGTCTGTACTCTGAAGGCACGAGTTGAATGAAGTTTTGTTCTTATGGAGTGTACCAATCAATAATAATCTATATGTCAATATTATATACTTTCCAAGGCATGTGTTCTTATGAAATTATAGccataaactatttcactatattagtattaaatagCAATTAGTTACCTTTTAGTTTTCctaatttgtgttttttttttttttttccaacttatATCCTTTTATCTCGACCTCTTTCTTCACTAGAATAAAGTATACAAGGTTTTTCATCATCGATTAGAAAAGGGAGTAAGGGAATAGAGCATTAAGTTCCTCTATTAAACTTTGGAATAACAAAATGCTCAACATTCATATGCtttaagagattttattttattatataatctctCAAGATATGCTAACTTAGTAACATAAAgtattctttatttaatattatcagTCATGCCTGTGCAATTGTGCATTGCACAAGTTGAAGACTAATGAATACATCTTATGGTTGAGACACCATGCCTCTAAATTCAATCCACTGCCCTCCCCCATTCATATCAGTAGCAGTTTTCTCAGCCAAAACAAGTACAAGTAATGATGTTCCTTCCAATAATCACTCGGAATTCAGGTTGAATCATAGTAAGCAAATTGAATTCCACATTTatgtactattaaaaaaaaaaaaatcaatcttgtAATAGTAACACTCAAGCACGTGTTGCAGTGATTGCCATAGATTCAGCCATGCAATTTGTGGTGGTAATTTCATCGGTACTGATAGACTTTCTGTCCACTTTGACAAGAAAATCATTGAAGCACTGGTCCAAGGTTATGAAAGTTTCATCAGGGTAGAGAGTGCTCACTTCAACATCTTGAGGGCCATCGATTTGGAAATTGATTTGACAGCCCTTTATGAATATATCATGGGTGAATGATGCAACAATACTTTGAGGCATGCGATTCTCTGCAAATAATATACAAAGAAGGAAAATGTCTGAAagttatgataaaatataaagcaAAGACCAGTATCTGCagtatattttgaaaatattccaaCATGtcattacataaaaaataaatataaaaaagaaaagaaaaggacctGCAGCTAGTAGGTCGTTTTCAGTGACGGTAACTCGAGGGAGTGTCTTTCCAATCTTTTTCTCCCACAAAGATGCAAGCTCATTGATGTTGTAGAGATTGCAGGTCGGTCGAAAATGCACACATTTGTCGAGGGTTCGAGTGTCATCAACAGTTTTCATTGTAAATTTTCCAATATCAGTGCCAGCAACAAAGTACGCTGCAATAGTAAACTCAAAACAAGTACAAGTTACAACAACTACAGATCATCGATAGtcatataagatattatatataaatctttcatttttcaaagagCTAGGGGTTGGAAAATGAGAAAGCCAAGGAGAAACTGAGTTAGCAGCCATGGTTctagatcatcttcttctttcaaaCACCCCCATCAGTTATGTTAGGTTTGTAAGTTCTGTAGAGATAGTTAATGGAGTGGTTGTTTGTACCTAGCTAGGTACAGAGTCTTCCGATCACAAGTTGAACAGTAAACTATCAAAGCctcattttttactttatttacaGTGTGTTTGACAATTTAGAGAGTCATTGTACATAATAGTTCTCACCATCTCGATTAAGTCGTTTTCCATTGGAAAATTATGATAACTGACAAAGAAAGAAGACCTAAACGGCACTTGAGGAAAGATACACTTACAGAATTACTGGGTACATTTGTCTCCAAAATCCTTACAGGAAAGATACACTTTCTTAAATTCCCAACTCTAGAAAATGATaagcttctatatatatatatatatatatatatatataatagttcgGGAAAGGTACCAACTCTGTAGCTGTAGacatatatattgatgaatcTTATCGTATTAGCATCATGTCATTCATCAAATATCGTATAAAAAATCTCGCTGATTTGGtgggtgggatgagacataaaattctcatattatctcattgttgcacatttttcaaatctctatataaaatataataaataattcaatttttttaaatttcaattcaacttttttaaatcccaatataataataatactaaaacataatattttaaatattaaaacaaaatataaaattctcatctcacttttcAAACCTGCGTTAGTCAACACGTTTGAAAAGTCGTGTTCACCAACTTATTTGATTCATATTAATTCATAGATGGGTACGTGAGACCGACTTACGTACAAgaaattaatatgtattttatcTAAATGCGAATATGACACACTATATACATGTTGATGGTGCCTCCAAGATCATTAAACAACAGATCTAGAATAAACTAACCATGCATAATGTGCTACAATTgtcataataaatattaataaaatagagattttcatgtatgattaattatataaggtcaggtttgaatagtgaattaagataaaagttaaaaataaaataaaatattattataatattattttttaatattattattattttaaaattaaaaaaaattaaattatttattatattttatataaaaatttataaaaattataataatgaaatagattgagattAACTCTCAATCATCTAAGAATCAAAATACATATTAGAAAGCTGATAAAAGGACAATTAATTACTGTGCGTGATAGGTACACATTGGACGGATGCATTATATTTGTTCTTATAGAGTAATGATCTGTATAAGTTCGATGCAATCACTTTGTAAAAAAGTtaatcttattataaaaaatctttttttttaataaaagtcacttttatatatatatatatatatatatataagtctgcACAAACTCCtaccatatataaaaaattgctCCATCCCCTCTGATTACTAGCTATTTCTTTGAAAATTCAAACCAATATTGCCAACTTTAATTGACGCTTGCAAAAGAAATTATGGTACCCTCTCCTACTTACCTACAAAGTACCCCCCCAACCCCCACCGTGACTCTATGCATTAAactctattttataaaataatgatttatgtaagttttaaataaatcagtgttatataattttttagtaaaatttattttttttagtgaaagggtaatgttatttatttattatattttatttataaacttatcttcatattatataataataataaaaagatgacgattttttcttttgaatttgtcACTCGTAATTATATATCATGACGTGTACACAAGTGTTGGAGTCAAAATCACAGGACAGTGACCTGGCATCAACCTTTGAGCAACAACAAAGTCAATTAATTAATCGTTTCCTaccacacatatataaaaaatctgtcCATCCCCTCTAATTGCCAGCTGCTAGCTACgtactttttctttgaaaacataaacaaataatGAAATTCACTGGTCCTGATTAGGTTccgataaatttttttattatttaatgattaaaaaattattttttaatgatattataatttttttaaatatttaaaaatataaaaataataataaaaaaaattttattcttatgaTCGGCACATCTCGTGGTACACCTCAGTGGGTGTAGCAGTAGCACTGCGCAACAAAGATTGGTCCAATATTGCCCACTTTAAATGAGGCGTaccaaagaaggaaaatgaaaagattacTAATTCCTATTTACTActaatttattcttctttttatatttaattttttaaaaaaattttttattttatttaatagttaagaaagtgactattgattaaataaaattatatattttttttaattttttcttaataattaaagatattaaaaaatacttaaaaaaatgataaaaaaataaaaaatttgaaacatagtATGAGTGATAAAAGAGGAATAAACCGGTTGGTAGGGTATATTACCCACCAAATAAATGGTACCCTCAACCCCACCACTTCCATTTAATTGCAT
Protein-coding sequences here:
- the LOC108993279 gene encoding uncharacterized protein LOC108993279 isoform X1; translation: MYLQLVSSSSSSSSSSSVASPLKLPKKDSSFSAARSRNSFNFCFWDMMVQRRVMSWRMVAESLQTLVAHGLLFSFTLLLALKLQHAVLRSWWIIFAPLWLFHVVVARGRFSLPAPSLPHDRHWAPCHSIMATPLLVAFELLLCIHLESIYVVNLKIVFLPLLTFEISILIDNIRMCRALMPGDEESMTDEAIWETLPHFWVAISMVFFIAATTFTLLKICGDIAALGWWDLFINFGIAECFAFLVCTRWYNPAIHRQSLIRESHSSSMSITYLEWNRGLVLSSDEDRHQTGMCNLQDVGGHIMKVPFIGFQILLFMRLEGTPPGARHISFPVLFAPLFLLQGAGVLFAAYRLVEKIVLLVHTGVVSGSYAALSSKACNFFGFLQHGSRLLGWWSIDEVSQEEQARLYNAGISGYNTFAPDIVKKMPKSDLVEEIWRLQAALSEQTEVTKFSQQEYERLQNEKILCRVCFEEQINVVLLPCRHHILCSTCCERCKKCPICRVSIEDRLPVYDV
- the LOC108993279 gene encoding uncharacterized protein LOC108993279 isoform X2 codes for the protein MYLQLVSSSSSSSSSSSVASPLKLPKKDSSFSAARSRNSFNFCFWDMMVQRRVMSWRMVAESLQTLVAHGLLFSFTLLLALKLQHAVLRSWWIIFAPLWLFHVVVARGRFSLPAPSLPHDRHWAPCHSIMATPLLVAFELLLCIHLESIYVVNLKIVFLPLLTFEISILIDNIRMCRALMPGDEESMTDEAIWETLPHFWVAISMVFFIAATTFTLLKICGDIAALGWWDLFINFGIAECFAFLVCTRWYNPAIHRQSLIRESHSSSMSITYLEWNRGLVLSSDEDRHQTGMCNLQDVGGHIMKVPFIGFQILLFMRLEGTPPGARHISFPVLFAPLFLLQGAGVLFAAYRLVEKIVLLVHTGVVSGSYAALSSKACNFFGFLQHGSRLLGWWSIDEVSQEEQARLYNAGISGYNTFAPDIVKKMPKSDLVEEIWRLQAALSEQTEVTKFSQQEYERLQNEKILCRVCFEEQINVVLLPCRHHILCSTCCERCKKCPICRVSIEDRLPVYDV
- the LOC108993279 gene encoding uncharacterized protein LOC108993279 isoform X3; amino-acid sequence: MYLQLVSSSSSSSSSSSVASPLKLPKKDSSFSAARSRNSFNFCFWDMMVQRRVMSWRMVAESLQTLVAHGLLFSFTLLLALKLQHAVLRSWWIIFAPLWLFHVVVARGRFSLPAPSLPHDRHWAPCHSIMATPLLVAFELLLCIHLESIYVVNLKIVFLPLLTFEISILIDNIRMCRALMPGDEESMTDEAIWETLPHFWVAISMVFFIAATTFTLLKICGDIAALGWWDLFINFGIAECFAFLVCTRWYNPAIHRQSLIRESHSSSMSITYLEWNRGLVLSSDEDRHQTGMCNLQDVGGHIMKVPFIGFQILLFMRLEGTPPGARHISFPVLFAPLFLLQGAGVLFAAYRLVEKIVLLVHTGVVSGSYAALSSKACNFFGFLQHGSRLLGWWSIDEVSQEEQARLYNAGISGYNTFAPDIVKKMPKSDLVEEIWRLQAALSEQTEVTKFSQQEYERLQNEAFALSCSCQLLC